Below is a window of Lepidochelys kempii isolate rLepKem1 chromosome 14, rLepKem1.hap2, whole genome shotgun sequence DNA.
CTTTTGGTGTGAAATTCATCCAGTTTAGTCTTTCCCCATATTTTATAAAGTTACATGAAAAAGCAACCACCCACATCCCCCAAAGGAATGAcagtaaaaaagcaaacaaacaaaaaagggttTCCAATGGCaacaactttaaaaattaaatttaaaagcaaacatcTCCACCACAATTAAACAAACTGCCACACAAAGATCGAATTTTGTTACAAAAACTTTCTTGTCAGAGCAAAGACAATGATACTTACTTATTTCTTTATCTCGTATGgctaaaaattaaacagaaataaatacatatttttgttcggcatttcccttttcttattttttagCTTTCTTTATCACTAATATGACAGTGAAGGCTGAAAGACATCAAACTCATCCTCAAAATGTCAGACTAGAGGgcccagtggtcccttctggtaaACTCTGTGACTCTATGTGACTCTATTATCAGTTTTTCAAAATAGCTTTTGGTGTGAAATCTCTCCAATTTACCATTACCCCATATTTTACAGAATTACAGTAACCCTTcccagaataataataaaaagaaaggagagaaaccAAAAGATGTCATATTGCAACAAAAGTGTAAACGTTAAATTTAAAATTGAACAACTCTACAACAATGAAACAAGCTCCCACATGAGGATCCAATTTgataccaaaaataaataaatgcttgtCTGAGGAAGGACAATGACACTTACCAATTTCTATATCTCGTTTGtctaaaaattaaacagaaatacaCATATTGTTTGTTAGAAGTGTCCCTttacttatattttatttctctttatcaTCAATACTAATGTTAAGGCTGAGAGATTGTTTCTATTCAACCTCCTCTTCAGGACAGTAAGGTGAGAGGATCCAGTGGCCCTTTCTCGTTTTAAACTCTGTGACTCTATAATTAATTCCTTCTCAGTTTTTCATTGGTGTGAAATTTATCCACTTTAGTCTTTCCCCAGATAGTATAGAGTTACATTACAAAACAACCCGCCATTCTTCCccaaaagaataataataataataaaataataataattaataataaatcattCATAATAAagcaacaagcaaacaaacaaaaggtttcATATTGCAAGAACTTTAAAAGTTACATTTAAAAACGTTCTTGTCAGAGCAAGGACAATGATACTTACTTATTTCTTTATCTCGTAGGtctaaaaattaaacagaaataaatacatatttttgttcagcatttcccttttcttatttttcagttttctttatcACCAATATGACTGTGAAGGCTGAAAGACATCAAACTCATCCTCAAAATGTCAGACTAGAGGacccagtggtcccttctggtcttaaactctgtTACTCTATGACTCTATTGATCATCAATTTCTCATATTAACTTTTTGCAAGAAATTTATCCAGTTTAGTCTTTCCCTACATTTTGTTAAGTTACAATACCCCCtacaaaagaataataataaaaagcaagtaagcaaacaaaaaaaaagtttaatattgCAACAAAATTGtaaaagttaaatttaaaagcaCACAACCCCACCACAATTAAACCAGCTCCCACATGAGGATCCAATTTGGTATTAAAATTTTCTTGTCAGAGAAAGGATAATGACACTTACCAATTTCTGTATCTCTTTTGCCTGAAAATCAAACCGACAGACACATATTGTTTGTTAGGACTTCCCCTCTTCTTATGTTTTATTTCGCTTTCTCATCAATATGAAAATTAAGGCTGAGAgatatttttttctattcaaTCTCCGCTggaggaggtcagattagaggaTCCAGTCATTTCTTCTGTTCTTAAACTGTgtgactctatgattctatggcttaTCAATTTTTCATATTAGCTTTTGCTGTGAAATTCATTCAGTTTAGTCTTTCCCCACATTGATTAAAGTTACATTACAAAACAAACCCCTGtctgcccccaaaataattctagtaataataaaaagcaagcaaacaaacataaAAGATTTCATATTGCAACAATTTTGAAAGTTCCATTTGAAAACAAACTTCCACATGAGGATCCAAACTGGTACAAAAAGTTTCTTGTCAGAGGAAGGAGAATGACACTTACTTATTTCTTTATCTCGTAGGTCTAAAAATTAAAGAGAAATAATATATACATTTGTTAGGCGTTTCCCTTTTCTTAGGTTTTATTTCTCTTCTTCAGGACGTCAGACAAGAGAGGGACaagtggttccttctggtcttaaactctgtgactctaTTGTTTATcagtttttcaaattaaattttggTGTGAAATCTCTCCAATTTAGTGCCTCCTTCCCACATTTTATCATGTTACTGTAACCTCCCTCcaccaaaaaataataataaataaaaaaacaaacacgcAGACAAACAAAAACAGGTTAAATGTTGCAACTGAATTGTAAATGTTCAATTGAAAATCAAACAACTCCACAACAATTAAACAAACTCCCACATGAGGATCCAATTTCATACAAAAAATTTCTTGTCAGAGGAAGGATAATGACACTTACCAATTTCTATATTTCGTTTGCCTAAAAATGAAGCAGAAATACACAAATTGTTTGTTAGGTGTTTCCCTTTTCTTATGTTTTATTTCTCATTATCATCAATGTGATAAATAAGGCTTAGAATTTTTTTCTACTCCGCTGCCTCttaaggaggtcagactagatgatctggtcgTCCCTTCTGCTCATAAACTCTGTGAttctgttagaatcatagaatcctaggactggaagtCTAATCCCCTGCATtcgtggcaggactaaatattatctagaccatccccgacaggtgtttgtctaacctgctcttaaaagtctccaaacatggagattccacatcctccttTATTCCATTTATTACTTACTCtgccagttaggaagtttttcctaatgtctaacctaaaccttcCTCATGGCAATTTAAGCCCctgcttcttctcctatcctcagaggttaatgacaacaatttacttccctcctccttgtaacaacctttgatgtacttgaaaactgttatcccgtcccccctcagccttctcttctccgaactaaacaaacccaattacTCTATTGCTTACCAGTTAATCAAATTAGCTTTTTGCGTGAAACTGATCCAGGTTAGTCATTTCCCCCATTTTATAAATTCATATTACCTCCCCCCATGAGAATAATCATAAAAAACAAGTaagcaaccaaaaaaaaccaggtttaataatgcaaaaataaataaaaagggtaAATGTAAAAGCAAACAACTCCACAACAATTAAACAATCTGCCGATGATGGAGTACAGCAGTTTAGAACCATGCCCTTGGGACGACATGGGGCCGCTGCCACTTTCCAGCAGCCAATGGACAGAGTGCTGCGGCTGCAGGGATCCGACACGGCCACCTACACGGACAATATCATCATCTGCAGGGAGAGCTGGGACGAGCGTATGGAGCATGTCCCTGCGGTATCTGGGGCTCTCAAAGAGGCGGGTTTGACGGCCAACCCAACCAAGTGTCAGCTGCCCACCCAAGAAGTCACTTACCTAGGGTAGGAtgtcaggggagtggggggcggggtgggggagggggagatacgACCTTTGGTACAAAATTCTTAGTGGGCTGCCCCCTCCCTTTCACAAAGTAGCAAGTCCGGTGGTTTATGGGATTAGCAGGATACTATTGACGGTTCATCCCAAACTTTGCTACCATGGCTGCCCAGTTGACAGACCAGGTTAAGGACACTGCACCCATGTCAGGCATTGGGAGAAGAGGAACATCCTGTTCTCTATCCCAGCAGGAAGCTATTTCCACAGGAGGTAGCCTAATCAGTCATCAAGAAGGAGGCCCTGGAGGTGAAATGAGCCATTGATGCCCTTACTTGTAGGGTTAGCCCTTCTACCTAGTAACTGACCGTGCACCAATCCACTGGCTGCGCTCAATGACAGGCCATAATCCAGGCATTATTCAGTGGCTTCACTCAATGAAGCCATACAGCTTTCGGGTGGTAAAAGCGTGGACTTCTTTTTCACAGGACGGTGGGGACATGAACTGGCCCCAGGACACCCCAGCCCAGGGTCTGAGAGGGAGGGTGGGCGAGGgagtatacaaaccccacactgcgTCTCACGTGGTGAAAGGACAGTACTGGGCCCAGGTAGCCCCACCCATCCAGCCCTGCAGAGCATGCTTCAATTGGAGAGAGGGCTGGAAAGGGAGCAACCCAGCTCAGACGggagaggctggggaggaggacagACCTGCCCTGAAGGCTCCTGACAAAGGACTGACCGTATACTTAGCCCCATCAGGGCTGATGGTTTcattgccttttctttttcttttcaccttatCTTGGATTGGAACCGGGGGGGAGACCAGCAGTTGGttggaagtgacccagggagggtaaCTCGGAAGACAACTTTGCGGACCAGACACTGTTGACCCTCCTAAGGCCCTGGCTCAGAGCCCAGAAgagtgggtgggcccaggctccccttccACTGCCCACCTCCCTGCCCTTCTGATTCAAGAGGGCCAGGACTGCAAGATCTGCCCACTGGGAGGGGGCACTAAGTGTGCTAACCACTAGGTCACATAACCCACCGATGACCCTATCACGCTCCTATAGGGGGATCCAATTGTGtacaaaaaatttcttctcagAAGGAAGAAAATGACACTTACCAATTTCTAGATCTCGTTTCACTAAAACATAAACAGAAATATGTTATAAATTTTTTTATAAGCTTTTCTTGCCTTATGTGTTATTTCTCATTATCATCAATACAAAGTTAAGGCTGGGTGATTATTTTAACTCAACTTCCTTGTTTCTATTGCTTCCCCATCAAAAGGGAAAGTTTATCTAATTTAGACTTACCCCAAATTTTATTAAACTTGTTTAACACACCCTGTCCTGGGGCACAGCCCCATCCTAGTCAGGAAAAGACGAAAACGCCTCTGGGCTCAAGTGGCCTCATTCCTGCAGGGCCTGCTCCACTTGGAGGAAATGATCTCAAAAGAGAGAGGTTGTCACAGGAAGGGGGCCGCAACCAGCAAAAAGGCTGCTGGAACTCAGAGGAGCTGATTTCTGCAACAGAACCACTGGGAGGAAGAGAACGTGTGACCCTCTGCCACTCACAAGGGCCCTTCAGACCAGGTACAAACAGGGATGTGTGCAGAAATTTAAATTTGACCCCTTTTGGAGGGGCACATTCTGTACCCATCCCTGGAGCTCGCTCCCCTCACTGTTCTGGCCAGGGAAGGACTTTGCTCTTTCCCCTATGCCCACCTTGGCAGAGcactcttccctcccacacaggagcttgctctttcccccacaccagcAGGAGTTCGCTTTACCTTGCCTCCGCCCTGGCCCTGGCAGCAGGTCACTCTTCCCTGCCTCTGCAGCCCTGGGGTTGTAGAAGCTCTGTGCCCTCGATGATTATTTGGGGCCCCGTGCCTCTGcttgacccccctcccccccatgcatGACCCTGGGTACAAGCTGACTGCAGCAGGAGCGGCTGAAGATAAATCCTGTCATGGGGTTCAGCTGTTCTTAAACTTCTGTCATGAATTCACTTGATCGATGCTACACTCGCTGGTGACTGGACTTGCCATTATTTTCTCAGATGCTCCATCGATATGTGGTCTAAGGCCCAGACAACTAAGCAGCACCCAGACTTATGTCTTCtagcctgccctgagagcaaacagtcCTTTTACCCCAATGGATAGTAATGTCACattagaggaaactgaggcacaaaaagttCATTAAAGTAATGCAGAAAATTCCCATTTCAGCACACCTTCATTGACAAGCCAGATCTCTATAGATTCTTCTCAAAGACTCTGAGACTGAGGCTGGTTTGCATTGAAAACTTACACTCCTCGTACacgtagctatgctgacctaaccccctaATTCAAAGGACTTTTAAGGGGAAAGGGTCTTTGGAAACATCCAAACAGGCCCTGAAATGGTCCAAGCTGTTACACATactaaccctcccccacccagcaaacacacagaaataaaaataaatccgaGAAACCAACAAGCGTATATGCAATTGTGTAACTTGGTCAAAGTCTGTATTTGTGGAAAAAAGGGAAATTGAAACTTACCAACTTCTTCAGTAAGTTTCGCTGAAAAGTAcagaaataaatgtaaattaatatcATCTCCTTGCTTCATTAAAAGTGTTTGAAGACGACTTCCTATAGGTACACAATTCATTAGGAAGGAAGTCTGATTGATTTGGAAATCAGGCAGATATTCTTTATGGATGAAGTTCAGCAGGTTAAGGACAGCTGTGCCTGAGTTATGTGACAGTGGGTATGATTTTTTAATTTCCTCACTGAGGAAGAAATGTGTTTCTTTACTGATTTACCACAAGGACATTTCTACAGGGCCTCTCACTGTAATGTCCAGGTGCACTACACTTTATTAGCAGAAAAGAGATTTGAAGGACAAATATGAGAGGCTAGGCTTTGCAGAACCTTCTCTCAAGTGGGACCAGAGACAGACAGTGGTAATCTCCTGAGAActagcagcagagggagatgaaGGACCAAGCAGAACACAGATGTATCTGCTATGATCCGATTCTCTGACTCAGTTCTATTGCCCAAGACTCTCCTCTCTCCTATTCTACTCCccatcccctacacacacagtCCTCTTCCGctctcccccccacagccctccccacTACCCTCTATCAACAAATTCACATGCATTCTTCTTCTTTATACAGGACAAGGTCAGCAGATCACACCTTCTTTTAATATTAAATTCCTAAATTGCTCTAATTTATTTATTCGAACAAAAtctttatttacagtatttttctTCCTCTGATATTTACCTTTCATTTTAAAGAGATAAACAGTGAGGCCAATGAAAGCAAACAAAACCACCAGGATCACACTCAAAGTCATCATCAAGGGATTCACCCTCGGGAAAAAGagatctgaaaaacaaaacaccagaaCTTGTCTTAATTTGGCTGATTACAGTCAGATGTTTTTATTTCATACAAATACATAAATGGTGCCCAGCAGGATTTGTGCAAGACAAGAGTGAAAGAATGGCCATGTGTACACTACACAAAAATGTGTAGATCGCTGGGTTTGCTCTGGCCCCTGCCTAAGGGCCAGAGCATACACACTCCAGGGAGGCCCTGTTCCTGCCTAAGGGCCAGAACCCCTTGACTATTTGGTGTTCAGCCCCATTACACCGGTTGGGATGCTAACATCGGTTTGCTAATTTCCCCTGAGACGAGGCAGCAATGCCAGTGGTatagtgaggcggtgtggcctccctccaatCCAGAGCGGGAGGGACGACCACCGCACCACTACACGAGGGTAAAATGAGTCCATTTGTGGATCTTGACCAAAGTGATGTAAGAAGCACAAGTCCAACTGAATGTCATTAGAAACAACATCACATGACGTAGGTGATGTTTCCCACAACAAGCAATGAACAATGAGTTGGTGCAGCAACAAGATCACAAAGAAGCCACATGACAAAACTTaccacattcaaaaaaatcaCTGAGGTGAAGTTAAGGTTGCAGGATCATATTGTGTCAGTGGATTGAGTGAAAATTTCTCCTAAAAAATGCTggaagatttttgtgtgtgtgcatacatgtgTGCAGGCTAGTATCAGGAAAGTCAGACTTCACATTAAATTTACATGAAATCCCAAACTTTGATTTTCTGAATACTCACAACTAAGGGAATCAAATTACCTAAACTGTGATCCCGTAAATATACCAGTCTCctattttctgtgtttgtacgtgTATTCTGAAATATCCACCACAGATGTTTCCGTTCTTTTCTTCCtatgttttgtttggtttctgGTGGTGGTGAGTTCAGTGTGGGGTTTGGATGGTGACTGACCTGCTATATAAACGGCTGATTCCTTGTCTTGATTGAGAACGGTGTTCGTGATGCAACAGGACAAGTTTTGGTTTGAATGTTCTGTTACAATGAGAGCAGTTTCTGTTTCAAACAGGTTGTTATCGCCACGGGATTTTGTTTCAGAGAGTGATGGTAAACGCTGCCCATTGAAATCTTTCCACAGCACCTCAGGCTCTGGGTACCAGCCAGCTGATCGACAAACCACCCGGATCCCTCCATCCTGGTGACCCTCCACAGAGATGAGAGGAGCAGAGCCCAGACCTAAGGGGAAAACACATAAAGGTGTCAATTCCATGAATTAATTTATAAAGCAGAAAGGATGAGGGACAGTTTGTGGATCCCTTACTCACACTAGAAAGCACTTGTTCACGGGGGTAGTCAGGAGAAGGGATAAATGAATACTGGATAAATGAAGGGATAAATGAATACTCAGTCTTGTCTAAGAGTGGTTAATATGTAGCTCCCCATCACCACCATCACCACTATAGAGTCTCAGCAAATAAGGCTGCATTTGATTTTAACTACACCCCTACATAACAACCAACCCATAAGAAGGCCATAAAAGTCTGGCAGCCCCACCTTAGCCACACACCCTAGAAATGACTGCAGAGCAATTGGAAGGCTTTATGTGTCCAGAAGGCCTTTCCCTCTTAATTAAAGACCCCTTTGGGAGTCAATCAAGACTGGGCAAGAAAGTGCCTTGCCCATCCTGAAAATGTGTTTAATAACACGTTGGGAAAGTTTTCAGCATATTTTCCCAAGTATGAAAGTGGCTGTTTGCTGAAAGTTAGATACACTGTGTTattgcaaaatatttcacaagCAAGGAGTCACAGCTGGTGTAATAGAAAAGAACAAAGCCTGCAGACCACACACAGTTAAAACTGACGCAAGTTACTGACCTGCTACCTGCAGTTCCAATACGGTTTCTTCATAAAAAgtaccatcttgaacaaagcagTGGTATTGTCCTTCATCAGAGGGTCTGATATTGAGAATCCTCAAGGGAACATTTCCATCTGTGAGTCCGGCTTTCAAAAGCTCTGTCCTTCCCTCATACTCTGGCATCTGCCCTTCATACTGATCCTTCCCATCACGGTACAGGTGCACAAAGGATACAAATTCAGGTCGGAACCATCTCACCTCCATGTTTGCAGCGCTCATCCGGGGGGACAGGTGACAGGGTAACACAGCTTCCTGACCCAGGATGGCAGCGACAGGGTCAGGGGGTCCAATCACTGTGAATTTTGCTGGAAAATGCACCGGGAcagcaataacaacaacaaccaccTTGGTGAGGCAGAGAACTGGGAATGGACGTGCTCGGCGTATAGTTGAGACAAGCTATTCAAGTAGCCTCTTTTTCTAAGTGCTCTCAAATTGACACGCTTACTGACATTGGCATGAGATTTGCTGGTCCTCACCAGGAACAAGGGGAGGGTTGGTGGGCCATATCTGGTGTTCTTTCACCACGGTGCTCCTTAGATCTAGGCCTGTTGCTCTAGGCAATTGTTGTACTATTGTGGTTCAATACTTCATATGATCAAGAGACCAATTAACCAAACCTTGCCAAATGTATTGCCTAAGGACAAATCAGTACACTGTGAAAAGGAGACATACATATCCTCCTTCTGGAAAGCAATCCTTACCTTGCAGTGTGCTCACCTTACACAGAAATTGTGCTTCAAAAATACACCACCAAAACCACTTATATTTATACCAGGGGTGTTCGCAAGTGAAAAAGCACTTTATCCAtcaccccatccaactccccatTTCTTAATCTTGTTCTGTACGTTCCTTATTGCTGTTTGGGACAGAACATTCCAAACCAGGTGGGAGTAGACGTACATCCCAGCCACTGCTAGGACATGCCATTCATGTCTCTTGGCTTTGATAGGCTTCCGATGTTCTATTCTGAACACTAActtaactttagcaaagtttGGTGGGATATTTGATGTGGGTGAACAGAATTGTTAGAAGAGCATAATACATTCCGTTAATTTCCCAACACCATATGTAAAGAGAGAATTACTGTGCATATAATACCTAATAATAAGGTGGTGTATACCACACCTAACATATATGTTTTAGCTAACAGGTCCAATAAAAAAAGTCACatgacatagaatatcagggttggaagggacctcaggaggtcatctagtccaaccccctgctcaaagggggaccaatctccaatttttgccccagatccctaaatggccccctcatggattaaactcacaaccctgggtttagcagcccaatgctcaaaccactgagctcccTCCCCCAAATAGACTCCTAGtggaatcaaaactagctctgatattccacagtggagacaGGAGGCGGTGCAATTGTCATGTAGGGCCCTCACCAGGGGCCCACACCAtcaggtattaatacctgtccccagcctctctcaaatATTCTAgttcttattacatttttgtgCACATGTGGGGCTCTAACTATGGCTCCGATCTCTGGTATATCTCAGATCCTCTAAGATAATTTATGTACTTTATGAATTATTCTTGTTATTGTTAAACTCTTCAACAGGTGTCCAGTCAATGCTCTGGGTATCCTTGACAACCTTTTCAAGAGACTCGTGTGAAGAAACAGACCTGAGCCCTATCCCAGGAGCAAATAAAATAACCCCGCAGCAGCAACAGAATGAGAGCAAACAATGGATAATGAAGGTGCTGATCTTGCTGCGTGGTTACATTTACACACTGGGAGTAGTTACATTGACTTTGAGTGGAGCATGTTGTTCAGACACTTCAGGAGCCTAAATAAATTCTCTAAGAAACAGCAGCCACGGGGCGAATTCCTACCTGATCCCATCctgtgaacagaacaggtaaggaAGCAAATGATAAACCCAGGGAGAAGGGAGCTGGCTCGGGAGCTGTGGCAGGATGAGAGAACCTTCATCTGCACTGTAACTTGATCTAGACAACGGgaagaaggaggaaagaaaactCATCTTAGTGAACATAACACTGAGACTAACAGGAAATCATTAAAGTCAAACATTAAAGAGGACACATTAAATAAGAAAGGAATAAATGCATTATTAAGTGAACTTTTTCATATTATGTAGTTAGAACAGCCATTTAAATAAACGGAATATGTGTTTCCTTTATgagtctgaatttgtcccatCCCTACAAAATCCACATTAAAAAAGTCAGATCGGTGTAGAAGTTGGTAGTAATTCCGTCAATGGAGAAAAAAGTTTTAAGGAATGAGAAACTGTGtgtttgtcaggtttcagagaagcagccatgttagtctgtattcgcaaaaagaaaaggaggacttgtggcaccttagagactaaccaatttatttgagcataagctttcatgggctacagctcacttcatcggatgcatgtgtgtttgtgtgtgagacagaaagattctttgtttttgtttgttttttacccatttcttttctttcaacaTATCAGAGGCAAAATGATTCAGTCCCATAAACAGAATTATCAAGTATCCGAGGTAACATAGAAAGAGGCTGCCCATAAAGTTGGATTTGCAAGCGTTTGTAACTTACTTTTCAAAACAGAAATCTACAATAAGTTAATTCATAGCCAGACTCCCTTTGAATGCAttgagagcaggatcaggtccagtTTTCCTGAATAAAATATAAAGAGGAAAGACAAAAAATTCTTACATCAAATAGCCACAATAGTCTGATGTTAAATTCCAATGAAAGGGGAGGAAACAAAATAGCTCAGATAAAATTTGGAATATATAGTTCAAAAGCAAAGTTTATATTCAGAGTCAGATACATTTATCTGGGATTACTGGATCATTTTGCAGCTATTTATTCACTCAAAGACTAAATGTCTCCTAGGAGATATCTAAGAGCAGTGGAGAGAGTACTCAAGTGACAGAAGCTCACCTACCTGATGACCCCTGGAAATCAGCTTTGGAACAGTTTTGAGCTCTCCCTGGCATCTCCAGGTTTTCTACAATCCTCATCCATTCTCCTCTGGGGGGTTTACATTTTCAGTGATGATTTCAGTGAGGACAAATTAAGTGAGGAGAAATGACAGAGACAAGGAGCTGGATCCCAGGCTTTGCTTCCAAATGTCTGCCAAAACGGTGTCTCTTTTTTGTCAAGACACTGAAGCGAGATGTGTCTCTCTCGATGCCTCCACCGCGCTAGAAAGCGAAAGTAGGAAAGGGAGGGGCACGGGGGGGGTTTCCGTCCCTTCACCCCCACATTGCCCTTTGGGGTGAAGGATCCTCTCCCGGAGAAGTCCACCCAGGGGTCCCGTCTTGACTCAGATCTACCCAAGGGCCCCAGTTTGGCGGAAGCCCCGTGAGAATTTCGCAGAGACTCGGCTCCCTGCTCCGCGAGACCTGCTACATGCGGGACCGGATTTCTGACGGCGCTGGGTTCACACGCATCAGGGGCCCCTCGGTCGCTCCACTTCTGCTGCAGCCCAGCGGCCGCGGCGCCGGCTCCgctctccagccccttcccctagGACCGGCCCCGGGGcttctcctccgccccccaccccgcccactcGCTCCTGCTCTCCGCTGGCGGCTGAGGGCTcctctcatccccccccccccgcccgtcaCTGGCAAGCAGCCTGTGGGGG
It encodes the following:
- the LOC140898048 gene encoding butyrophilin subfamily 2 member A1-like isoform X1; this translates as MKVLSSCHSSRASSLLPGFIICFLTCSVHRMGSAKFTVIGPPDPVAAILGQEAVLPCHLSPRMSAANMEVRWFRPEFVSFVHLYRDGKDQYEGQMPEYEGRTELLKAGLTDGNVPLRILNIRPSDEGQYHCFVQDGTFYEETVLELQVAGLGSAPLISVEGHQDGGIRVVCRSAGWYPEPEVLWKDFNGQRLPSLSETKSRGDNNLFETETALIVTEHSNQNLSCCITNTVLNQDKESAVYIADLFFPRVNPLMMTLSVILVVLFAFIGLTVYLFKMKAKLTEEVVKRDLEIGKRNIEIDLRDKEISKRDTEIDLRDKEINKRDIEIAIRDKEIRWRRSVAPIEEVNVTLDPDTAQSQLVLSEDGKSVRWGDTWQNLPDNPERFDSRACVLGCEGFTAETHCWEVEVGDGELWAVGVARESVRRKGWISLSPEQGIWAVGQCGGQFRALTSPEAPLPLSQVPSRIRVCLDCDRWQVTFSDAGDGAPIFTFPPGSIPRERIRPWFWLGVGGSRLSLCP
- the LOC140898048 gene encoding butyrophilin subfamily 2 member A1-like isoform X2, giving the protein MKVLSSCHSSRASSLLPGFIICFLTCSVHRMGSAKFTVIGPPDPVAAILGQEAVLPCHLSPRMSAANMEVRWFRPEFVSFVHLYRDGKDQYEGQMPEYEGRTELLKAGLTDGNVPLRILNIRPSDEGQYHCFVQDGTFYEETVLELQVAGLGSAPLISVEGHQDGGIRVVCRSAGWYPEPEVLWKDFNGQRLPSLSETKSRGDNNLFETETALIVTEHSNQNLSCCITNTVLNQDKESAVYIADLFFPRVNPLMMTLSVILVVLFAFIGLTVYLFKMKAKLTEEVVKRDLEIGKRNIEIDLRDKEISKRDTEIDLRDKEINKRDIEIAIRDKEIRWRRSVAPIEEESQELCSDPTLMG